From the Candidatus Deferrimicrobium sp. genome, one window contains:
- a CDS encoding NAD(P)/FAD-dependent oxidoreductase encodes MFTIYHFCYSLRMVRADELYDITVVGAGPVGLYAAYYAGLRECRTKLIETYPQVGGRLISMYPEKEIFDVAGHRRIVAADLIRELTDQAMQYRPEVVLNERVTGLRILGERVIELTTPAGVHYTQTAILAAGCGAFVPRKLDIPHLIDLEGHGIYYFLPSFEPLRGKKVLIVGGGNSAVDWALSLDGIAAEVTLCHRMYKWQAHEAMVHRLLSSNVRVKYPYFTLKQVLGEEKVTGAVIWNERSGLEETIEADAIVLSIGMLTNIGPFREWGLNIVGNGIAVAPDMSTNLPGVYAAGDIVTYPGKVLLITAGSGEAATAVNTAKEYILSDELGR; translated from the coding sequence ATGTTTACTATATATCATTTCTGCTATAGTTTGCGCATGGTCAGGGCGGACGAACTCTACGACATCACGGTCGTCGGCGCCGGGCCGGTAGGGCTCTACGCGGCGTACTACGCGGGGCTGCGGGAGTGCCGCACCAAGCTGATCGAGACGTACCCCCAGGTCGGCGGGCGACTGATCTCCATGTACCCGGAAAAGGAGATCTTCGACGTCGCGGGCCACCGCAGGATCGTCGCCGCCGATCTCATCAGGGAGTTGACCGACCAGGCGATGCAGTACCGCCCGGAGGTGGTCCTCAACGAGCGGGTCACCGGGCTGCGGATCCTCGGCGAGCGCGTCATCGAGTTGACGACGCCGGCGGGCGTCCACTACACGCAGACCGCGATCCTCGCCGCCGGATGCGGCGCGTTCGTCCCCCGGAAACTGGATATCCCGCACCTGATCGACCTCGAAGGACACGGAATTTACTACTTCCTACCCTCGTTCGAACCTCTCCGGGGGAAAAAGGTCCTGATCGTCGGCGGGGGGAACAGCGCGGTGGACTGGGCGCTTTCCCTCGACGGGATCGCCGCCGAGGTCACCCTTTGCCACCGGATGTACAAGTGGCAGGCCCACGAGGCGATGGTCCATCGTCTCCTCTCCTCCAACGTGCGCGTGAAGTACCCGTATTTCACGCTGAAGCAGGTTCTCGGAGAGGAGAAGGTGACCGGCGCCGTGATCTGGAACGAGCGCAGCGGACTCGAGGAGACGATCGAGGCGGACGCCATCGTCCTGTCGATCGGCATGCTCACGAACATCGGACCGTTCCGCGAGTGGGGGCTGAACATCGTCGGCAACGGGATCGCCGTCGCCCCCGACATGTCCACCAACCTCCCCGGCGTCTACGCGGCGGGGGACATCGTCACGTACCCCGGCAAGGTCCTC
- a CDS encoding nitronate monooxygenase, which yields MELRELKHLPSAWKRGTDFLGTRYAIMCGAMTWVSEANLVAAISNEGGFGVLAGGNMPPEILSKEIAKTRERTRNPFGVNLITVAPAFKQQVEIVIREKCPFVFFAGSIPSGRDIAEVKASGLKLVCFAPVLSLAKRLIKQGVDALVIEGNEAGGHIGPVATSVLAQEFLLNVTEVPVFVAGGIGTGEIIAQYLSLGAAGVQLGTRFVAAEECVAHPRFKEAFVRASARDAMPTTQFDPSLPTIPVRAIINEGTKDFNRLQLDLLNKVKAGEVPREEAQVKLEEFWVGALRRAVVEGDVEHGSLMAGQSVAFVKKIQPVQEILDDLVTGAEAALARMAGEG from the coding sequence ATGGAGTTGAGGGAGTTGAAGCACCTTCCGTCGGCGTGGAAGCGCGGGACCGACTTCCTCGGGACCCGTTACGCGATCATGTGCGGAGCGATGACCTGGGTTTCCGAGGCCAATCTCGTCGCGGCCATCTCGAACGAGGGCGGGTTCGGCGTGCTCGCGGGCGGGAACATGCCGCCGGAGATCCTTTCGAAGGAGATCGCGAAGACGCGGGAGAGGACGCGGAATCCTTTCGGAGTGAACCTCATCACGGTCGCTCCGGCGTTCAAGCAGCAGGTGGAGATCGTCATCCGGGAGAAGTGCCCGTTCGTCTTCTTCGCCGGGAGCATCCCGTCGGGACGCGACATCGCCGAGGTGAAGGCCTCCGGGCTGAAGCTGGTCTGCTTCGCCCCGGTCCTTTCTCTGGCCAAGCGCCTCATCAAGCAGGGGGTCGACGCCCTCGTGATCGAGGGGAACGAGGCCGGGGGGCACATCGGCCCCGTGGCCACCTCCGTCCTGGCGCAGGAGTTCCTCCTGAACGTCACGGAGGTTCCCGTGTTCGTGGCCGGCGGGATCGGCACCGGGGAGATCATCGCCCAATACCTTTCGCTGGGGGCCGCCGGGGTCCAGCTCGGGACGCGGTTCGTCGCCGCCGAGGAGTGCGTCGCGCACCCCAGGTTCAAGGAGGCGTTCGTGCGGGCCTCGGCCCGCGACGCCATGCCCACAACGCAGTTCGACCCGTCGCTCCCCACGATCCCCGTGCGGGCGATCATCAACGAGGGGACGAAGGACTTCAACCGGCTCCAGCTCGACCTGCTGAACAAGGTGAAGGCGGGAGAAGTGCCGCGCGAGGAGGCCCAGGTCAAGCTCGAGGAGTTCTGGGTCGGGGCGCTCCGGCGCGCCGTGGTCGAAGGGGACGTGGAGCACGGGTCGCTCATGGCTGGGCAGAGCGTGGCGTTCGTCAAGAAGATCCAGCCGGTGCAGGAGATCCTCGACGACCTGGTGACGGGCGCCGAGGCGGCGCTCGCGCGCATGGCGGGGGAGGGGTGA
- a CDS encoding DUF47 domain-containing protein: MFRIIPRDQEFFVLFEKASANIVEGAERLKELLEQFDDLRERVRAIEEVEHRGDSLTHEIVKKLNTSFVTPIDREDILALASSLDDVIDLIDAAATRLLLYKVAETTPHARELGFLILKCVQELHKGIAHLPSSKGRDHVYEHCVEVNSLENEADRVCRDAIAWLFENEKDPVYILKWKEIYETLETATDRCEDAANVLEGVALKNA, translated from the coding sequence ATGTTCCGGATCATTCCGCGGGACCAGGAGTTCTTCGTTCTTTTCGAGAAGGCGTCGGCGAACATCGTCGAGGGGGCGGAGCGCCTGAAGGAGCTCCTCGAACAGTTCGACGACCTGCGGGAACGGGTCCGGGCGATCGAGGAGGTGGAGCACAGGGGCGATTCCCTCACCCACGAGATCGTCAAGAAGCTGAACACCTCCTTCGTCACCCCGATCGACCGGGAGGACATCCTCGCGCTGGCGTCGTCCCTCGACGACGTGATCGACCTGATCGACGCGGCGGCCACGCGCCTGCTCCTCTACAAGGTGGCGGAGACTACCCCGCACGCCCGGGAGCTCGGTTTCCTCATCCTCAAGTGCGTCCAGGAGCTGCACAAGGGGATCGCCCACCTGCCGTCGTCCAAGGGGCGGGACCACGTCTACGAGCATTGCGTCGAGGTGAACTCCCTCGAGAACGAGGCGGACCGGGTCTGCCGGGACGCGATCGCCTGGCTCTTCGAGAACGAGAAGGACCCCGTCTACATCCTGAAATGGAAAGAGATCTACGAGACGCTGGAAACGGCCACCGATCGGTGCGAAGACGCCGCCAACGTACTCGAGGGCGTGGCGTTAAAGAATGCTTGA
- a CDS encoding inorganic phosphate transporter: MLDAPLILLGLVIIAALAFDFINGFHDTANAIATCISTRALSIRSAILMAAGLNFVGAFVSTHVATTIGKGIVDPGNVTQIVVLAALAGAIFWDLVTWHYGIPASSSHAIIGGLIGSVIAARGIHPLQWGGISKILIAIVISPVAGTLVAFLIMVAIYWGFRNFHPSPLNRAFRHLQVFSAAFMAFSHGSNDAQKSMGVISLALFSYGAMPVFHIPVWVIIACATAMALGTALGGWRIIKTVGSDFVELQPVHGFCAETSSSAVILTATAMGVPISTTHVITSAILGVGLSQGRKKVNWKVGIRIVWAWILTIPASAAAGYFAFRVLSPFLVKL, translated from the coding sequence ATGCTTGACGCACCGCTGATTCTGCTCGGGCTCGTGATCATCGCGGCCCTCGCATTCGACTTCATCAACGGTTTCCACGACACGGCGAACGCCATCGCGACGTGCATCTCCACCCGTGCCCTCTCCATCCGCAGCGCCATCCTGATGGCGGCCGGGCTCAACTTCGTGGGCGCCTTCGTCTCCACCCACGTGGCGACGACGATCGGCAAGGGGATCGTCGACCCGGGAAACGTCACGCAGATCGTGGTTCTGGCGGCCCTGGCCGGGGCGATCTTCTGGGACCTGGTCACCTGGCACTACGGCATCCCGGCCTCGTCCTCCCACGCAATCATCGGAGGGCTCATCGGTTCGGTGATCGCCGCGCGGGGAATCCACCCGCTCCAGTGGGGAGGGATCTCGAAGATCCTGATCGCCATCGTCATCTCCCCCGTCGCGGGGACGCTCGTCGCGTTCCTCATCATGGTCGCCATCTACTGGGGCTTCCGGAACTTTCACCCCTCGCCGCTCAACCGGGCCTTCCGGCACCTGCAGGTCTTCTCGGCCGCTTTCATGGCCTTCTCGCACGGGTCGAACGACGCCCAGAAATCGATGGGCGTGATCTCGCTCGCCCTCTTCTCTTACGGGGCGATGCCGGTCTTCCATATCCCGGTCTGGGTGATCATCGCCTGCGCGACCGCGATGGCCCTCGGAACCGCGCTGGGCGGGTGGCGCATCATCAAGACGGTCGGGAGCGATTTCGTGGAGCTGCAGCCGGTCCACGGCTTCTGCGCGGAGACGTCGTCGTCCGCCGTCATCCTCACCGCGACCGCGATGGGGGTCCCGATCAGCACCACCCACGTCATCACCTCCGCGATCCTCGGGGTGGGGCTGTCCCAGGGGCGGAAGAAGGTGAACTGGAAGGTGGGGATCCGGATCGTCTGGGCGTGGATCCTGACGATCCCGGCCTCCGCCGCCGCAGGATATTTCGCCTTCCGCGTCCTCTCCCCCTTCCTCGTCAAACTTTAG
- the mce gene encoding methylmalonyl-CoA epimerase: protein MIRRIQHIGIAVRSLQEAIPFYRDVLGLELVGIDEVSDQKIRAAVFRVGESTIEVIESTAPDGPVGKFIEKNGEGIHHLCFEVDDAAAALSRAKSKGVRLIDETPRSGVHGLRIGFLHPKSTFGVLTEFAQEGDEGH, encoded by the coding sequence ATGATCCGCAGGATCCAGCACATCGGCATTGCCGTCCGCAGCCTCCAGGAGGCGATCCCCTTCTACCGGGACGTCCTCGGGCTGGAACTGGTCGGGATCGACGAGGTTTCGGACCAGAAGATCCGCGCCGCCGTTTTTCGCGTGGGGGAGAGCACCATCGAGGTGATCGAGTCGACCGCACCCGACGGCCCGGTGGGCAAGTTCATCGAGAAGAACGGGGAGGGGATCCACCACCTCTGTTTCGAGGTGGACGACGCCGCCGCCGCCCTGTCCCGCGCGAAATCGAAAGGGGTCCGGCTCATCGACGAGACGCCCCGGTCGGGTGTCCACGGGTTGCGGATCGGCTTCCTCCATCCGAAGTCGACCTTCGGCGTGCTGACGGAATTCGCGCAGGAAGGGGACGAGGGGCATTGA
- a CDS encoding alpha-amylase/4-alpha-glucanotransferase domain-containing protein, with protein sequence MTAPIPAPSRRALLLCLHNHQPVGNFDSVIEGAARGAYLPFLQTLADFPSVKVTIHFSGFLLRWLADRSPDTFSLLKLLSDRGQAEMLGGGMYEPILTLLPERDRLGQIEALGAEVKRLFGKAPEGIWLAERVWEPGLPATLGAAGVKYLPVDDYHFVRAGLSPGELDGVYLTEYNGAVVRVFPGSERLRYLIPFGDAGETLREIERLTSRDVPYPAAIFADDGEKFGVWPGTHRSVYGEGWLRRFFSGIVERADWLTTMTFGEYASVAPARGTVYLPTCSYIEMGEWALPPRSAARFGDLLHELRAGKMAEMKPYLQGGYFRNFLRKYDESNQLHKRMLWVSDRVAASQRKRPARGRAACDFLYRAQCNDVYWHGVFGGLYLNHLREAAYANLLRAEAASDAVLHGGKEGWTEAARGDIDRDGGEELLLKTSGLTLLAHAHDGGAVTEISLPRRAVALGHVLTRREEGYHEKFRRSVGAFDGSTSIHDAMVLKDPSVLSALGVDPWQRASFREAYYRDGDPPEAILSGAAAPRCFTAGRKASVTVVRRGNRLTAEFAVPLGGEGIDLHLAKTLVLRAGGERFEALFLLENRGGETASGWLCSEWNLNMLSGNGPDRYYEGMGEPRALSSSGVAKGVRDFRVVDGWRNVAAGATLDRECVVLREPIETASLSEAGAEKIHQGVCLRVLFPVRLEPGNHERYSVLWSFKTID encoded by the coding sequence TTGACCGCGCCGATCCCCGCGCCGTCCCGGCGCGCTCTCCTTCTGTGCCTCCACAATCACCAGCCGGTGGGGAACTTCGACTCCGTGATCGAGGGCGCCGCCCGGGGAGCGTACCTGCCGTTTCTCCAGACCCTCGCCGATTTCCCGTCGGTCAAGGTCACGATCCACTTTTCCGGCTTCCTGCTCCGATGGCTGGCCGACCGGTCTCCCGACACGTTTTCGCTCCTGAAGCTCCTGTCCGACCGCGGGCAGGCGGAGATGCTTGGCGGGGGGATGTACGAGCCGATCCTCACGCTGCTGCCGGAACGGGACCGTCTGGGACAGATCGAGGCGCTCGGGGCCGAAGTGAAGCGGCTCTTCGGGAAGGCGCCCGAGGGAATCTGGCTCGCCGAGCGCGTTTGGGAGCCAGGCCTCCCGGCCACGCTCGGAGCGGCGGGGGTGAAGTACCTTCCCGTGGACGACTACCACTTCGTACGGGCGGGTCTTTCGCCCGGGGAGCTTGACGGCGTCTACCTCACCGAATACAACGGCGCCGTCGTGCGCGTCTTCCCCGGGAGCGAGCGTCTCCGCTACCTGATTCCCTTCGGGGACGCGGGGGAAACGCTCCGGGAGATCGAGCGGCTGACTTCCCGCGACGTGCCGTACCCGGCGGCGATCTTCGCCGACGACGGCGAAAAATTCGGCGTCTGGCCCGGGACGCATCGCAGCGTCTACGGGGAAGGGTGGCTTCGCCGCTTTTTCTCGGGAATCGTGGAACGAGCCGATTGGCTCACGACGATGACGTTCGGGGAGTACGCCTCCGTGGCGCCAGCGCGGGGAACGGTCTACCTGCCCACCTGCTCCTATATCGAAATGGGCGAGTGGGCCTTGCCGCCGCGCAGCGCCGCGCGGTTCGGGGACCTTCTCCATGAACTGCGCGCGGGGAAGATGGCCGAGATGAAACCGTACCTCCAGGGGGGATATTTCCGGAATTTCCTGCGCAAGTACGACGAGTCGAACCAGCTCCACAAGCGGATGCTGTGGGTGAGCGATCGCGTCGCGGCGTCGCAGCGGAAGCGGCCGGCCCGCGGCCGCGCGGCATGCGACTTCCTTTACAGGGCGCAGTGCAACGACGTCTACTGGCACGGCGTGTTCGGCGGGCTCTACCTGAACCACCTGCGCGAGGCGGCGTACGCGAACCTCCTCCGCGCCGAGGCGGCGTCCGACGCGGTGCTGCACGGTGGGAAGGAAGGGTGGACCGAGGCGGCGCGAGGGGACATCGACCGGGACGGCGGGGAGGAACTGCTCCTGAAGACGTCGGGGCTCACACTGCTCGCCCACGCCCATGACGGCGGGGCGGTGACGGAGATCTCCCTTCCCCGTCGGGCGGTGGCGCTGGGGCACGTGCTGACGCGGCGGGAGGAAGGGTACCACGAGAAGTTCCGCCGGTCGGTCGGGGCGTTCGACGGGTCCACGAGCATCCACGACGCCATGGTGTTGAAGGACCCGTCGGTCCTGTCCGCTCTCGGGGTCGACCCGTGGCAGCGGGCTTCCTTTCGGGAAGCGTATTACCGCGACGGGGATCCCCCCGAGGCGATCCTTTCCGGGGCGGCCGCCCCCCGCTGTTTCACCGCGGGTCGGAAGGCTTCCGTCACGGTCGTGCGGCGGGGAAATCGCCTGACAGCGGAGTTCGCGGTGCCCCTCGGAGGGGAAGGGATCGATCTCCACCTGGCGAAGACGCTGGTTCTGCGCGCGGGGGGGGAGCGGTTCGAGGCGCTTTTCCTGCTCGAAAATCGGGGCGGGGAGACGGCATCGGGGTGGCTCTGCTCGGAGTGGAATCTGAACATGCTGTCGGGGAACGGGCCGGACCGGTATTACGAGGGGATGGGCGAGCCGCGCGCGCTTTCCTCTTCCGGGGTCGCGAAGGGGGTGCGGGATTTCCGCGTCGTGGATGGATGGCGAAACGTGGCCGCCGGGGCGACCCTCGACCGGGAGTGCGTCGTGCTGCGGGAGCCGATCGAAACGGCCTCCCTTTCCGAGGCGGGGGCGGAGAAGATCCACCAGGGGGTCTGCCTCCGCGTCCTGTTCCCGGTCCGCCTGGAACCGGGAAACCATGAACGATATTCAGTTCTTTGGTCGTTTAAAACCATTGATTGA
- a CDS encoding OmpP1/FadL family transporter: MRGWKMLPVLLVLLVLLFTASTSFAGGFRLPEAGAKAMGMGFAFTAQADDPSAIYFNPAGLTQLKGQNAMVGLTYVREKGADFTGTTPLTGGATETQKNLNFYIPNGYYTRTTNSGNIAYGVGVFAPFGLGQEYKDKNTSIFRNQITKIDLQTIVVNPTIAFKVNDVLSVGFGIDYMWGKAKLAKTPVAPGVGNLYNLELESDWGLDGDAWGYNFGLLLKPTENFRIGASFRSPFNLKLKDADVSISNTNPAYGTGQLGPTPSNTKGSATIAIPATFALGAAYTMGRLTVEADADWTFWHSFDSLPITIQNQVPTLFSTDSPKRWEDVVAFRLGVEYRVTDPLALRAGFVYDPTPVPASTMGPELPDSIKLDYMLGAGYKIGAWTIDVAGMYVDKKDRTVNNQAGQTGFNGTWSGGGAWLASLDVGYKF; this comes from the coding sequence ATGAGGGGATGGAAGATGTTGCCGGTGCTGCTGGTCCTGCTGGTCCTGCTGTTCACGGCGTCGACATCGTTCGCTGGCGGCTTCCGGCTTCCGGAGGCCGGGGCGAAGGCGATGGGAATGGGGTTCGCGTTCACGGCGCAGGCGGACGACCCGTCCGCGATCTACTTCAACCCCGCGGGGCTCACGCAGCTCAAGGGGCAGAACGCGATGGTCGGCCTGACGTACGTCCGCGAGAAAGGCGCCGATTTCACCGGGACGACGCCGCTGACTGGCGGTGCCACCGAGACGCAAAAAAACCTCAACTTCTACATCCCCAACGGCTACTACACGAGAACGACGAACTCGGGGAATATCGCCTACGGCGTCGGCGTCTTCGCGCCGTTCGGCCTGGGCCAGGAATACAAGGACAAGAACACCAGCATCTTCCGGAACCAGATCACGAAGATCGACCTCCAGACGATCGTCGTCAACCCGACGATCGCGTTCAAGGTCAACGATGTGCTGTCGGTTGGGTTCGGGATCGATTACATGTGGGGGAAGGCGAAGCTTGCAAAGACGCCCGTCGCCCCCGGCGTAGGCAATCTCTATAATTTGGAACTCGAGTCAGACTGGGGGTTGGATGGCGACGCGTGGGGGTACAACTTCGGGCTGCTCCTGAAGCCCACGGAAAACTTCCGGATCGGCGCCAGCTTCCGCAGCCCGTTCAACCTCAAGCTCAAGGACGCGGATGTGAGCATCTCGAACACCAACCCGGCTTACGGAACGGGCCAATTGGGTCCAACCCCCTCCAATACGAAAGGGAGCGCCACCATCGCGATTCCCGCAACCTTCGCCCTCGGCGCCGCGTACACGATGGGCAGGCTGACGGTGGAGGCGGATGCCGACTGGACGTTCTGGCACAGCTTCGACAGTCTCCCGATCACCATCCAGAATCAGGTTCCGACGCTCTTCAGTACCGACAGCCCGAAACGATGGGAAGATGTTGTCGCATTCCGCCTCGGGGTGGAGTACCGGGTGACCGACCCCCTCGCTCTTCGGGCAGGGTTTGTATACGATCCGACCCCGGTCCCCGCGTCCACGATGGGGCCGGAGCTTCCGGACTCGATCAAGTTGGACTACATGCTCGGCGCGGGGTACAAGATCGGGGCGTGGACGATCGACGTCGCCGGTATGTACGTCGACAAGAAGGACCGCACCGTCAACAATCAAGCGGGGCAGACCGGCTTCAACGGCACCTGGAGTGGTGGGGGCGCCTGGCTGGCGAGCCTGGACGTCGGGTACAAGTTCTAA
- a CDS encoding ferritin family protein, with protein sequence MQLSEDALKFLNLGIESEIAAYVFYKQAGRIVQDTGLRETLLKLAGDEKGHFLSLEDIYDRNVRSEMWAPYKDILGKEGLPEIDELVQGTHKELLARIRGVATKREVLEMALTLEKEAFTLFSEASAKMKSPELKKVFDFLTGFERNHVQLIEKELAAL encoded by the coding sequence ATGCAGCTGTCCGAAGACGCGCTGAAGTTCCTCAACCTGGGAATCGAGTCCGAGATCGCGGCGTACGTCTTTTACAAACAGGCGGGGCGGATCGTACAGGACACGGGATTGCGGGAAACGCTGCTGAAGCTCGCGGGCGACGAGAAGGGGCATTTCCTGTCGCTGGAGGACATCTACGACCGGAACGTCCGGTCCGAGATGTGGGCCCCTTACAAGGACATCCTGGGCAAGGAGGGGCTTCCGGAGATCGACGAACTCGTGCAGGGAACGCACAAGGAGCTGCTCGCCCGGATCCGGGGAGTCGCGACGAAGCGCGAGGTGCTGGAGATGGCGCTGACGCTGGAGAAGGAGGCGTTCACCCTCTTCAGCGAGGCATCGGCGAAGATGAAGAGCCCTGAGCTCAAGAAGGTGTTCGACTTCCTCACGGGGTTCGAACGGAACCACGTGCAGCTGATCGAAAAGGAACTCGCCGCGCTGTAA
- a CDS encoding M48 family metallopeptidase, whose amino-acid sequence MSSGIAPACPKCGGINRPGAEICYLCREPLGAGQGANAFVGGSPAPAETRPPLRPIPMLLFTEAARHNVRMSALLFVLLFAVFFLLGTAIGGAYGDPRIGIGLSFVLYAILGTTAYFSGSSIVLSIHGAREAGAEEHRQLRNVVEEMAIAAGVPPPKVYVIPTAGMNAFAAGRRPEEASVAVTAGLLDRLNREELQGVIAHELAHVKSRDTLYNVCAAVLVGAVALLSDMFLRGAFWGRRRRTEGEGGGRGNAAFFVLALLLAVLAPLAAKILQMSISRQREFHADAAAAGFTRNPLGLASALEKITAGGAQVPGENRGTQHLFIINPLRVFGADDSALMSTHPPTEERIQRLRAMGGVAAGNRYHKEVEDAARRDDLREGHLTVHHQRS is encoded by the coding sequence GTGAGCAGCGGCATCGCACCGGCGTGCCCCAAGTGCGGCGGCATCAACCGTCCCGGGGCGGAGATCTGCTACCTCTGCCGGGAGCCGCTCGGGGCGGGTCAAGGCGCGAACGCGTTCGTCGGCGGTTCCCCGGCCCCCGCGGAAACCCGTCCTCCCCTTCGGCCGATCCCGATGCTGCTCTTCACCGAGGCGGCGCGGCACAACGTCCGGATGTCCGCCCTCCTCTTCGTCCTCCTCTTCGCCGTCTTCTTCCTCCTCGGAACCGCGATCGGGGGCGCCTACGGGGACCCGCGGATCGGGATCGGACTCTCCTTCGTGCTGTACGCCATCCTCGGGACGACGGCGTACTTCAGCGGATCCTCGATCGTGCTGTCGATCCACGGGGCGCGGGAAGCGGGCGCGGAAGAGCACCGCCAGCTGAGAAACGTCGTCGAGGAGATGGCGATCGCTGCCGGGGTACCGCCCCCGAAGGTCTACGTGATCCCGACCGCGGGGATGAACGCCTTCGCCGCCGGGCGGCGCCCGGAAGAGGCGTCCGTGGCCGTGACGGCCGGGCTCCTCGACCGGTTGAACAGGGAAGAGCTCCAGGGGGTGATCGCGCACGAGCTCGCCCACGTCAAGAGCCGGGACACACTGTACAACGTCTGCGCGGCCGTCCTCGTCGGGGCCGTCGCCCTGCTCTCCGACATGTTCCTCCGGGGCGCCTTCTGGGGCCGCCGGAGGCGCACTGAAGGGGAGGGCGGGGGGCGGGGGAACGCCGCCTTCTTCGTCCTCGCTCTGCTGCTGGCGGTCCTTGCCCCGCTGGCGGCGAAGATCCTGCAGATGAGCATCTCCCGCCAGCGGGAGTTCCACGCCGACGCGGCGGCGGCCGGCTTCACACGCAACCCGCTCGGCCTGGCCTCCGCCCTCGAGAAGATCACGGCCGGGGGAGCGCAGGTCCCCGGGGAGAACCGCGGGACACAGCACCTGTTCATCATCAACCCGCTGAGGGTGTTCGGGGCGGACGACTCCGCGCTGATGTCGACGCATCCCCCCACGGAAGAGCGCATCCAACGGTTGCGCGCCATGGGCGGAGTCGCCGCAGGAAACCGATACCACAAGGAGGTAGAAGATGCCGCGCGTCGTGACGATCTTCGGGAAGGACACCTGACCGTACACCACCAACGCTCGTAG
- a CDS encoding LemA family protein, giving the protein MAYIPLILIGIIIAWFVAAYNKLVRFRNQIKNAWHQIDVQLKRRYDLIPNLVEVVKDYMAYEQETLTRVIEARGAALSAKGPVAQAKAEGVLTETLKSLFAVVEKYPELKANQNVASLQEELTGTENKISFARQFYNDSVMTYNNAIQSIPTNFIASFFNFAQEAYFETEPESRAVPKANLR; this is encoded by the coding sequence ATGGCGTACATTCCGCTGATCCTGATAGGGATCATCATCGCCTGGTTCGTGGCCGCCTACAACAAGCTCGTCCGCTTTCGAAATCAGATCAAGAACGCCTGGCACCAGATCGACGTGCAGCTGAAGCGGCGGTACGACCTCATCCCGAACCTCGTGGAGGTCGTAAAGGATTACATGGCGTACGAACAGGAGACGCTCACAAGGGTCATCGAGGCTCGAGGAGCGGCACTCTCGGCGAAGGGGCCCGTGGCCCAGGCGAAGGCGGAAGGGGTCCTGACCGAGACGCTGAAGAGCCTCTTCGCCGTCGTCGAGAAGTACCCCGAGCTCAAGGCGAACCAGAACGTCGCCTCCCTGCAGGAAGAGCTGACCGGAACGGAGAACAAGATCTCTTTCGCCCGCCAGTTTTACAACGACTCGGTGATGACGTACAACAACGCGATCCAGTCGATCCCGACCAACTTCATCGCCTCCTTCTTCAACTTCGCCCAGGAAGCGTACTTCGAAACGGAACCCGAAAGCCGGGCGGTGCCGAAGGCGAACCTGCGGTAG